In the genome of Curtobacterium sp. MCLR17_036, the window CGGGCGGACGGTCTCCCCCGCTGTACGACTCATCAGGACCCCCTCGGCGCATGCGACGGCGAGGAGCACGGCGATCACCCAGAAGGCGACGGCGTAGGGGCCGTCACCGCCGAGCCCGCCGGCGGCCCGGATGACGACGGCGGCGACCGCGACCCCGAAGCCGGCGGCGGTCTGCTGCAGCGTCGAGGACAGCGTGTTGGCGGGGGTCATGTCGGCCTGCTCGACGTCGGCGAAGGCGATCGTGTTGTACGCGGTGAACCCGACCGAGCGTGCGGCGCCGCTCACCACGAGCAGCACGGCGAGCAGCCAGAACGGGGTGTCCTCGGTCATGAACGCCATCGCGACGACGGTGAGGGCCGCGACGGCCGACGACACGATGATCACCGGCCGGTAGCCGAACCAGCGCAGGAACGGGGTGGTCATCGGCTTGATGCCGAGGTTGCCGACGAAGACCCAGAGCACCGCCGACCCGGCGAGCACGGCGCTCCACCCCCAGGCGTCCTGGAACAGCAGGGGCAGCACGAACGGCACCGCCGAGACGGCCAGGCGGAACAGGCTGCCGCCGGCGTGCGACACCCGGAAGGTCTCGAGCCGGAAGGCATCGAGCCCCATGATCGGGTGCGGCGCCCGACGGAAGTGGCGGATCGCGAACCAGGTGCACACGGCGCCGACGATCCCGGACACCACGACGGCGGCGACCGGGATCGTGTCGAGGGCGAGCAGCGACGCCATCACCACGAGCGAGCCGAGCCCGAAGCAGGCGAGCAGGGACCCGAACCAGTCGAACGGCACCCGCTGCGCCGTGCGTTCCTGCGGTACGAGCACGAGCGCCGCGACGAACGCGACGACGCCGAGCGGGATGTTGACGAGGAAGATCCAGTGCCACGACAGGGTGTCGACGAGCACGCCGCCGACGAACGGGGCGATGATCGGCGCGGCGAGGGCCGGCCAGGTGAGGATCGCGATCGCGGTCACGAGCTGCTCGCGTCCGGCGCTGCGGAGCACCACGAGCCGGCCGACGGGCACCATGAGCGCCCCACCGAGCCCCTGCAGGATCCGCCACAGGGTCAGGTCGACGAGCCCGGTCGACATCGCGCAGAGTGCCGAGGCGACGG includes:
- a CDS encoding MFS transporter; translation: MTTTTSTPSRRRAGSTAVAVLVAGTFFMELLDGTILATAAPAMGRDLGVDSAAVGVAITAYLVTLAVFIPVSGWLTDRVGSRTVFAGAIALFTVASALCAMSTGLVDLTLWRILQGLGGALMVPVGRLVVLRSAGREQLVTAIAILTWPALAAPIIAPFVGGVLVDTLSWHWIFLVNIPLGVVAFVAALVLVPQERTAQRVPFDWFGSLLACFGLGSLVVMASLLALDTIPVAAVVVSGIVGAVCTWFAIRHFRRAPHPIMGLDAFRLETFRVSHAGGSLFRLAVSAVPFVLPLLFQDAWGWSAVLAGSAVLWVFVGNLGIKPMTTPFLRWFGYRPVIIVSSAVAALTVVAMAFMTEDTPFWLLAVLLVVSGAARSVGFTAYNTIAFADVEQADMTPANTLSSTLQQTAAGFGVAVAAVVIRAAGGLGGDGPYAVAFWVIAVLLAVACAEGVLMSRTAGETVRPARRVRA